The proteins below are encoded in one region of Amycolatopsis acidiphila:
- a CDS encoding SRPBCC family protein — protein sequence MDLSNTFTVNLPVEDTWKVLTDLERVAPCLPGAALLGVEGDAYRGAVKIKVGPVSAQYQGIARFVEKDDQAYRAVIRAEGKDVGGQGNAAATVTATLTQQGDGTKVDVRTDLALSGRVAQFGRGVIADVSNKLLGQFVRRLEDEFASGGATTPTAAAKPVDLADVEPLDVMSSMGGTIAKRAIPAAGALLALIVGILLARKGRRVPSAQAPVVINLSFPALSGRPDSEEATR from the coding sequence GTGGATCTCTCCAACACCTTCACCGTCAACCTCCCGGTCGAGGACACCTGGAAAGTGCTGACGGACCTGGAGCGGGTCGCCCCGTGCCTGCCCGGTGCGGCGCTGCTGGGTGTCGAGGGCGATGCCTACCGCGGCGCGGTGAAGATCAAGGTCGGCCCGGTTTCCGCGCAGTACCAGGGCATCGCCCGGTTCGTGGAGAAGGACGACCAGGCCTACCGGGCGGTGATCAGGGCCGAGGGCAAGGATGTCGGCGGACAGGGCAACGCCGCGGCGACCGTCACGGCGACCCTGACCCAGCAGGGCGACGGCACCAAGGTCGACGTCCGGACGGACCTCGCCCTCTCGGGCCGGGTGGCCCAGTTCGGGCGCGGTGTGATCGCCGACGTGAGCAACAAGCTCCTCGGGCAGTTCGTGCGGCGTCTCGAGGACGAGTTCGCCTCCGGCGGCGCCACCACGCCCACCGCGGCGGCGAAACCCGTCGATCTCGCCGATGTCGAACCGCTCGACGTCATGTCCAGCATGGGCGGCACGATCGCCAAGCGCGCGATCCCGGCGGCCGGTGCTCTCCTGGCGCTGATCGTCGGAATTCTCCTGGCGCGCAAGGGCCGTCGCGTGCCGTCGGCGCAGGCGCCGGTCGTGATCAACCTGTCTTTCCCGGCCTTGTCGGGCCGGCCCGATTCCGAGGAGGCGACTCGATGA
- a CDS encoding aldehyde dehydrogenase family protein gives MTAELIREPALYIGGDWVAGGGSECEVENPATEETTGVVVQASPAEVDQAVGAARAAFDGWANTPVQDRVDALRRLCDVIADRAETFAALITREQGSPPPLARKLHVDTPLGVIARTADALEEFPFQWRRDNSVILREPVGVVAAITPWNLPLHQIIVKVVPALAAGCTVVLKPAALTPLTAFELARAFEAAGFPPGVFNLVTGGGRDVGDQLTRHPLVDHVSFTGSTAVGRQVAAAAADTVKGVTLELGGKSASVVLSDVSDELLAKAVKVTVANCFLNGGQTCTALSRLIVPTSRLAQVEELAAAAAAKYVPGERLGPLISAGQRKEVESFLVPGTAKAVTGAVPLPEKGHFVTPTVYSEVDPDSRLAQEEVFGPVLSILAAESDDHAIELANDSIYGLGGALWIEDKERALGWAARIRTGQIDVNAAPFNPRAPFGGYKQSGLGREIGDYGIDDVLEVKAVQL, from the coding sequence ATGACCGCCGAGCTGATCCGTGAGCCCGCGCTCTACATCGGTGGTGACTGGGTCGCCGGCGGTGGCAGCGAGTGCGAGGTCGAAAACCCCGCCACCGAAGAGACGACCGGTGTCGTCGTCCAGGCTTCGCCCGCCGAGGTCGACCAGGCTGTCGGTGCCGCCCGAGCCGCGTTCGACGGCTGGGCGAACACGCCGGTCCAGGATCGAGTGGACGCGTTGCGGCGCCTGTGCGACGTGATCGCCGATCGCGCGGAGACCTTCGCGGCGCTGATCACCCGGGAGCAGGGCTCACCGCCCCCGCTCGCGCGGAAGTTGCATGTGGACACCCCGCTCGGGGTGATCGCCCGTACCGCGGACGCGTTGGAGGAGTTTCCCTTCCAGTGGCGGCGCGACAACTCGGTGATCCTGCGCGAGCCGGTCGGCGTGGTCGCCGCGATCACGCCGTGGAACCTGCCGCTGCACCAGATCATCGTCAAGGTGGTGCCCGCGCTCGCGGCCGGCTGCACGGTGGTGCTCAAGCCCGCCGCGCTGACTCCGCTGACGGCGTTCGAACTGGCGCGAGCCTTCGAGGCGGCAGGGTTCCCGCCCGGCGTCTTCAACCTCGTCACCGGTGGTGGCCGTGATGTCGGAGACCAGCTGACCCGTCACCCCCTGGTCGACCACGTCTCGTTCACCGGGTCGACCGCGGTCGGGCGTCAGGTCGCCGCTGCCGCCGCCGACACCGTCAAGGGCGTCACGCTGGAGCTGGGCGGCAAGTCCGCCAGCGTCGTGCTGTCCGATGTGTCGGACGAGCTGCTGGCCAAGGCGGTCAAGGTGACCGTCGCCAACTGCTTCCTCAACGGCGGCCAGACCTGCACCGCGCTGTCCCGGCTGATCGTGCCCACCTCCCGGCTGGCCCAGGTGGAGGAGCTGGCCGCGGCCGCGGCCGCGAAGTACGTGCCGGGGGAGCGGCTCGGGCCGTTGATCTCGGCGGGGCAGCGCAAGGAGGTCGAGAGCTTCCTGGTGCCCGGCACCGCCAAGGCCGTCACCGGCGCGGTGCCGCTGCCGGAGAAGGGCCACTTCGTGACGCCGACCGTGTACAGCGAGGTGGATCCGGATTCCCGCCTGGCTCAGGAGGAGGTCTTCGGTCCGGTGCTGTCGATCCTGGCCGCGGAGTCCGACGACCACGCGATCGAGCTCGCCAACGACTCCATCTACGGTCTCGGCGGCGCGCTCTGGATCGAGGACAAGGAACGGGCGCTGGGCTGGGCCGCGCGCATCCGCACCGGGCAGATCGACGTCAACGCCGCGCCGTTCAACCCGCGGGCGCCCTTCGGCGGGTACAAGCAGTCCGGTCTCGGCCGGGAGATCGGTGACTACGGCATCGACGACGTGCTCGAGGTCAAGGCGGTGCAGCTGTGA